The genomic DNA GGCAGCTAAATTGGAGAAGAAAAACTCTTTTTCAATTTTTGTAAAATGAGGTTTTAACAAGAAGACAGTAATAGAGGCAATCAAAAAAAAGACACTTAAAACAAATAATGTTTCTACTAAAGTAAACCCTGCTGAACGTTGAATCTTATTAATCATTTATTTTTACTTCCCCGTCCGTGCCAATCGAGAGCTTCCTTCCATCTGAACAGGTTGTTTGTTTAATGTAATTCGCCCTTTTTAACTCATCAATCGACACTGGCTTTTTATTATGATCAATTTCATAGGCCTGCACTTGGGCTTCAACCATTTTTACAAACGCTGAACAACCTTTGTTATTAATATTCTTACTATGCTTGGCAACATTAGGAATTGTAATAATTAACAACACTGAAATGACGAGCAAAACAATCATCATTTCAATTAATGTAAACCCTCGCTCATTATTTAATATATTTCTCATTGTTTCATCCTCCTAAAATCCGTCAAGTAATTGGAACATCGGCAAAAGAATTGCTAAGTACATCGAGATAATTAACAGCCCGATAGTCGAATATAAAACAGGCTGAACAACTTTTAATCCTTTTTCCGTTTTTTCCTCTAGCTTTCTTAAACAGTAATGACTATAAAAAAATAGTTCTTTATCAAGCTTTCCATTTTTTTGACCATGGGCCACAATCTTTGAAAGTTCTTCTTCAAAAAAAGAATAGGCTGAAAAAATTTTCTCTAACTTTTCTCCTTTCACTAATTGTTGTCTTATTCTCATGCCAATTTCATGATAAAAACGCTGTTTTTTGTTTTTTTCAAATATTATTAATGCGTCGTATATCGGTATACCTCCTGACAAAAGATAACTTAATTGTATGGCAAAGTAATGTGTATACAATAATTTGCAAAATGAGCCGCTAAATGGGAGTCTAACAAGTAACTGTTTTTGCTGAAGTGATGGAAGCTTACGAAAAAATAAAACGTAATAACTAAGGAAAAGCAAGATGATTATGAAACTAACGGGGACTATAATCGGCAACACTTCAGCAAAGCTTTTTACAAAAATCATAAAAAAGTTAGCTTCAAGCTGAAGCGTGTTAAATAATGATGTAAATCGGGGCAGTAACATATTTTCCACAGCAATAAATAATAGAATTGTAATGAAAATGAGGATGAGGGGATAATAGAGAAGTTTTAATAGTCTTTCGATATCCTTCCGCCTCTTTAGCATTACTTCACTTCCGTCTTGAAGTGCATTTGCTAGCCCGCCGTGCTGTTCAGAAAAAAATACATAACCGATTAAATCTTCTTTAAACCCTAATTTCGTTAAAATATAACTAAATGAACGGCCTTCCTTTAAAAATTCTAAACAATCGCCTATTTCTTTTTTTCGTTTTTCTTTTAATTGGAATGTTAGGGACTCAATTGCTTCTGATAAGGGATAACCTCTTTCGATTAATTCTCCAGTATATTTTAAAAAATTTGCTTGTTCCCTAATAGACCATTTATACCTTCTCATATTCGTACACCCAACGTTCATACTCTGACTCTTTAATAAATCCGAGCGCGATTCCTTTTTTAATAATATCCTTTAACTTCTCATAATGAAGATCAACCTTCTCCCCTTTCGCTTCCCGTAAAACTTCAACTAGAGACCTCCCATACAAAATCTCGAATACAGCTGCTCTTTTCACCGTTTCGCTCAGCGGACAAGCTAGCTCTACTAATCGTTGTGCTGTCACCGCTACTAAAGTTTGTTCGATTTCAATCCAATTAACACCAAATTCAAGTAATCGATAAATTGCCCCTTTTGCATCTCGCGTGTGCATTGTAGAGAGAACTAAATGACCTGTAAGTGAAGCTCGTACGGCAATTTGCGCCGTTTCTGCATCACGGATCTCACCAACCATAATCAGATCAGGATCGTGCCGTAAAATTGCTTTTAAACCTGTGGAATACGTAATTCCAGCCTTCTCATTTACTTGAACTTGTAAAACATTGTCATAATTTTTTTCAACTGGATCTTCTAGTGTAATGATATTGCGATTGAAAATACGAGAGGATTCATTCAGAAGTGAATAAAGTGTTGTCGTTTTGCCGCTACCTGT from Bacillus aquiflavi includes the following:
- the comGC gene encoding competence type IV pilus major pilin ComGC, which codes for MRNILNNERGFTLIEMMIVLLVISVLLIITIPNVAKHSKNINNKGCSAFVKMVEAQVQAYEIDHNKKPVSIDELKRANYIKQTTCSDGRKLSIGTDGEVKIND
- the comGB gene encoding competence type IV pilus assembly protein ComGB; its protein translation is MRRYKWSIREQANFLKYTGELIERGYPLSEAIESLTFQLKEKRKKEIGDCLEFLKEGRSFSYILTKLGFKEDLIGYVFFSEQHGGLANALQDGSEVMLKRRKDIERLLKLLYYPLILIFITILLFIAVENMLLPRFTSLFNTLQLEANFFMIFVKSFAEVLPIIVPVSFIIILLFLSYYVLFFRKLPSLQQKQLLVRLPFSGSFCKLLYTHYFAIQLSYLLSGGIPIYDALIIFEKNKKQRFYHEIGMRIRQQLVKGEKLEKIFSAYSFFEEELSKIVAHGQKNGKLDKELFFYSHYCLRKLEEKTEKGLKVVQPVLYSTIGLLIISMYLAILLPMFQLLDGF
- the comGA gene encoding competence type IV pilus ATPase ComGA; translation: MNWIEQLADKIITDAFKKETTDIHIIPRKKDTLIQFRVVNKLIPYLYLQREECDRLISHFKFQAAMDIGERRRPQSGAYTNYVDGHLISMRLSTLPTAYNESLVIRLLPQSKKDPHHLSLFPQTTRKILALLKHAHGLIIFTGPTGSGKTTTLYSLLNESSRIFNRNIITLEDPVEKNYDNVLQVQVNEKAGITYSTGLKAILRHDPDLIMVGEIRDAETAQIAVRASLTGHLVLSTMHTRDAKGAIYRLLEFGVNWIEIEQTLVAVTAQRLVELACPLSETVKRAAVFEILYGRSLVEVLREAKGEKVDLHYEKLKDIIKKGIALGFIKESEYERWVYEYEKV